The following proteins are co-located in the Gloeocapsa sp. PCC 7428 genome:
- a CDS encoding alpha/beta fold hydrolase, which produces MNPHLSYITQLGAIRLKRLRQWLLFLSILLIGLSWWGIIAARSGLTIRTFERESIPLLYLAPQQAKAVPGVLIAHGYAGSKQLMLGYAHVLARAGYATMLWDFDGHGANPNRLQRFELQQNLNVALKALLEQPEVDRTRLALLGHSMGSGIVMAAGIEHVHTFAATIAVSPTGAGVTAQAPHNLQLQAGSWEGRFIANAQRLLAASGGTNFDFAAGTARELVVVPNAEHITILFNDVSHQAALRWLNATFNQFNRTEYADRRMGWYGLHLFGWLLLLTAVASKIVLPKPYLKKVHSAKRWGGLLLAPFVAAIALTFLNRSVELASLGGVQVGAAVGLWFCIAGVAWLALLAHLPRPTWRMAGLGLVLFALLWVAFGAVAQVVWLQWWLIPTRLQLWLPLSIACLPWFLASGIAQQGIGAKARVGWWFAQSAILIGGFVLTLNFLPQLGFMFLLLPLFPPLIAVLSFVVALVDEAWSSALASALFFGWILAAGFPLAS; this is translated from the coding sequence ATGAACCCTCACCTCTCCTACATTACTCAACTGGGAGCAATTCGATTGAAACGCCTGCGGCAATGGCTATTATTTTTATCAATCTTGCTCATTGGTTTATCCTGGTGGGGAATTATCGCCGCTAGAAGTGGACTAACGATCCGCACGTTTGAACGCGAAAGTATTCCACTACTCTATCTCGCGCCGCAACAAGCCAAAGCTGTCCCTGGAGTTTTGATCGCGCATGGCTATGCAGGCTCAAAGCAATTAATGCTGGGTTACGCGCACGTTCTAGCCCGTGCAGGCTACGCAACGATGCTGTGGGACTTTGATGGGCATGGCGCAAATCCCAATCGACTACAGCGCTTTGAGTTACAGCAAAACCTGAATGTGGCGTTAAAGGCGCTGTTAGAGCAACCCGAAGTTGACCGCACGCGTCTAGCACTCCTGGGTCACTCGATGGGAAGTGGTATCGTTATGGCTGCGGGAATTGAACACGTTCACACTTTTGCAGCAACGATCGCAGTTTCGCCAACGGGTGCAGGTGTAACAGCGCAAGCTCCTCATAACTTACAACTGCAAGCAGGAAGTTGGGAAGGTCGATTTATCGCGAATGCGCAGCGTTTATTAGCTGCGAGTGGCGGTACTAATTTCGACTTTGCAGCAGGAACTGCCCGCGAACTTGTTGTCGTACCGAACGCCGAGCATATTACGATTCTCTTCAATGATGTTAGTCATCAAGCCGCGTTACGTTGGTTGAATGCAACTTTTAATCAGTTCAATCGTACCGAGTATGCGGATCGTCGCATGGGTTGGTATGGCTTGCATCTTTTCGGTTGGTTATTGCTACTCACAGCAGTCGCTTCTAAAATTGTGCTGCCCAAACCTTACTTGAAAAAAGTCCATTCGGCAAAACGCTGGGGTGGGTTGCTGCTAGCACCTTTCGTTGCTGCGATCGCGTTAACATTTTTAAATCGAAGTGTGGAACTTGCCAGTCTCGGTGGCGTACAGGTAGGCGCAGCCGTGGGATTGTGGTTTTGCATCGCTGGTGTGGCTTGGCTAGCGTTACTTGCTCATTTGCCGCGTCCTACATGGCGGATGGCGGGATTAGGATTAGTGTTGTTTGCCTTGTTGTGGGTTGCGTTTGGTGCGGTGGCACAAGTTGTTTGGTTGCAATGGTGGTTGATTCCCACGCGCCTACAACTGTGGTTGCCCTTAAGTATTGCCTGTCTTCCTTGGTTTTTAGCATCGGGTATTGCGCAGCAAGGAATTGGCGCTAAAGCGCGAGTTGGTTGGTGGTTTGCCCAAAGCGCCATTTTAATTGGTGGCTTTGTGTTAACGCTGAACTTCCTGCCGCAATTGGGTTTTATGTTTCTTTTGTTACCCTTATTCCCGCCATTGATTGCTGTTCTCTCATTTGTAGTGGCGCTGGTTGACGAAGCGTGGAGTTCTGCGCTGGCGAGTGCTTTGTTCTTTGGTTGGATTCTCGCCGCTGGCTTTCCCCTAGCGAGTTAG
- a CDS encoding SPOR domain-containing protein has protein sequence MNKPHQSRNISLFAQLATSLLAVPVPTILGGWFVATTTAALADIAVVDRLPPPPSVPLAKEELPPPSIFVPREFDFQAPSSNTLPALSNPNSTNLNYLVYVDDVTSPTLEQVKQLEPQAFVRQYNGRRIVQAGAFAQNSNAQQRAQELKSVGVTARIVDLSTGTDTAFVGDARSYFVVIPDRQESLPAIADQIRQLQQNVVIDVSQQQQPRGPHVRVGPFSSRALAEQWNQFFLNSGLRNARVYYGR, from the coding sequence ATGAACAAGCCTCATCAATCGCGCAATATCAGCTTGTTTGCTCAACTTGCTACCTCATTACTCGCGGTACCTGTTCCCACAATATTGGGAGGGTGGTTCGTTGCAACAACTACAGCCGCACTAGCGGATATTGCAGTCGTCGATCGCTTACCTCCACCGCCATCCGTCCCACTCGCAAAAGAAGAGTTACCGCCGCCGTCAATTTTTGTTCCCCGCGAATTTGATTTTCAAGCACCATCATCGAATACACTACCAGCGCTTAGTAATCCCAATAGTACCAATTTGAACTATTTAGTTTATGTTGATGATGTGACTTCTCCAACGCTAGAGCAAGTCAAACAACTTGAACCACAAGCTTTTGTGCGGCAGTACAATGGACGTCGTATCGTTCAAGCTGGAGCATTTGCGCAAAACTCGAATGCCCAGCAACGCGCTCAGGAACTTAAATCGGTTGGAGTAACAGCGCGGATTGTCGATTTAAGTACGGGTACTGACACGGCGTTTGTTGGTGATGCGCGGTCATATTTTGTCGTCATTCCGGATCGCCAAGAAAGTTTACCAGCGATCGCCGACCAAATTAGACAACTACAACAAAATGTTGTCATTGACGTCAGCCAGCAACAGCAACCACGAGGACCACACGTCCGCGTCGGACCCTTTTCCAGTCGTGCTTTAGCCGAACAATGGAACCAATTTTTCCTCAACTCTGGCTTAAGAAACGCGCGAGTCTACTATGGTCGCTAA